The nucleotide sequence CTTGGGCGACTGCACCGTGCGATCCTCAGCGGGATGGGGCAGGATAAAATAATGCCACAGAGCATGCAGTGCATACAGGCCGCCAGCGATCAGAAGCACGTAGGCCCAGCTCGCCGCGATGGCGGTCCCCGTCAGGATCCAGTGACCTGCGAGCATGACGAGTAGCCCCGATCCCGTGATCGTAGCGAGTCTGTAAAACGTGGAGCGGATGCCGACAAAAAACGCTTGCTGACGAGCGGGAAGTGCCAAAAGGTAAAAACCATCCACCGAAATATCATGAGTTGCAGAAACGAATGCCACGGCGATAAAGACTACGAGCGAGGCGACAAAGAAGAACGGCGAATTGAGCGTGAAGCTCGCTCCGACAAGGCCAAGAGCGAGCACGATTTGCATAGCCACGATCCAACCGCGTTTTGTGCCGAACATTTCTATGATGGGACTCCACAGCGGCTTGATCACCCATGGTAGGTAAAGGAGACTTGTGATTCCGATAAGTTTATTCGACACGCCAAGATCTTTGTAAATGACCGTGGACATGGTATTGACGATGACGAAGGCGAGGCCTTGCGCAAAGTAAAGCGTAGGAATAAAGGCCCAGGGCGTGCGCGCGTTAGTGGGCGAATTCGGAGGCGTCATGACTGATAAGAAATTCCTTTTCTGGGGTGCGCATACTTTTGATTTCCGTTGGCGTTGTTATGGAGAAAGGTAACGGGAAAGGGCGCCGAATACAAACCTTTTCCTGTTCCCCCCCTGTCTCGGCTGTCAAACGTCACTTCAAGAGCCAGATTCTCTCAAAAGACATCCGAGACAGGGGGGGGGACAGGAAGCGGAAATACCCACTTGAAACAACACTCCTCCGGTAGCCTGTAGAATCAGGCGGCGTCTTGATCATCGGAAATGAAGTAGCCGTCGTCGAAAACGACCGTCATCGGCCCTGCCGGGCTCGCGCCGGGGGTGGCCGCGCTGGCGGGTCACGCGAAAACTCTTCAAGACCCGAGGTCTTTGATGATCCCCATGTCATCAAAGCCATCATTAAAAAATCGGGCCTTGAAGCATTCGTTGCTGACGAGGAACGCAAAGGAGAGGAGGATGTGTTCAGTACGAAGTCGGCAGTGCACTCAGGGGGCGGCAGAGCCCTGTCTGCCCGGGGATCGGGCGTGCTCACTGCGTCCCCTCGTGCATCCGAGGGCGTCCCCGCCAGTCGGAACCATTTCCCGCTCCGAACGCCTTCAGGGCAATTTGCTCAAAAAGGGTGACGTGGGGTTTCTCGCGAAGTGCGGGAAGGCCGCAAAGTTTTTTTGGTTTTCCTGTAGGGCGACAGAGCCCCGTTTCCGCATGTCGGATGTCACCCTGAAACTCTGGCCCGTGGCAAGTGAGGGCCGCTTGCCCGATCAAAATCTGGGAACACGCGCAAATTGCTTTAAGA is from Verrucomicrobiota bacterium and encodes:
- a CDS encoding MFS transporter — protein: MTPPNSPTNARTPWAFIPTLYFAQGLAFVIVNTMSTVIYKDLGVSNKLIGITSLLYLPWVIKPLWSPIIEMFGTKRGWIVAMQIVLALGLVGASFTLNSPFFFVASLVVFIAVAFVSATHDISVDGFYLLALPARQQAFFVGIRSTFYRLATITGSGLLVMLAGHWILTGTAIAASWAYVLLIAGGLYALHALWHYFILPHPAEDRTVQSPK